Part of the Spinacia oleracea cultivar Varoflay chromosome 5, BTI_SOV_V1, whole genome shotgun sequence genome, GCAAGCATGGATTTTATGTttgtcagagaaaatatgccctAGGTATTATTTCGAAAAATGGATTATTGGGTGCTAAACCTACAGACTTTCCAATGGAGTAAAATCATAAATTGGCCTTAGCAGAGGGCAAGGAGTTAGCAGATGGTGAGAAATACATACGCTTTATTGGGAGACTCATTTATTTAGTTGTTACTCGTCCTGATTTGGCGTATTCAGTGCATATTTTGTTAcaatttatgcaagcaccaaaAGAGGAGCATTGGGAAGCGACATTGAGTGTAGTTCGATATTTGAAAAGTGTCCGGGCGAAAGTATACTTTTGCGTACTGACAATGCATTACATTTAGAGGGATGGTGTGACTCGAATTGGGCAAGTTGTCCTTTGACTCGTTGATCGTTGACTGGTTGGTTTGTATTACTTGGTTTTTTGCCTGTGTCCTGGAAGACTAAGAAACAACATACAGTTTCACGCTCGTCTGCAGAAGCAGAGTATCGTTCTATGGCAGCGCTAACATGTGAGTTAAAGTGGTTGAAGCAACTACTTCGAGATTTGGGTGTCGAACACAAACAAGGTATGAGTATGTTGTGTGATAGTCAATTGGCATTTCACATTGCCCAGAATCTGTTATTTTATGAGAGGACGAAGCACATTGAGTCTGATTTTCACTTTATTCGAGATGCGATCAAAGAGGGCGTCATTTCACCTTCGAATGTATCGACAAATGTGCAATTAGCAGATATTTTCACAAAGGCGTTGGGTAAGGCGCAGTTTGAGTTTTCTCTAGGCAAGATGGACATTCGAGATcttcatgctccaccttgagggggatGTTGCGATAATATATATGGAGTATACGAAGTTCATTATGTTAATATTGTAATATCCTAAATATACGGAATTACCTAGAATAGCCCTTCCCATGTAATATATATACGGAGTTCATTAATGAGAATATCAGAGTTTAAGCCGCGTTTTTAAGTGAAAAATGACGtttgttttttaaaaatggCGTTTTTGATATGTTTTTGCTAATAAATCTCTGAGTGTCGTCTCATCGTTCTCATTCCCGTATAAGCGATCCATCACTCCACCCTCCAAatcttaaattataaattttccaATTTCAATTCGGTCCGATTTACTACGGTTTTGGACCGGTGAAAAAAACCCCAATCAAAGAATGAACACAAATACACAATCAAtcaatcataaattcataatgcACATTTGGACTTGCCCGACCTATGTAAGTTAGGAGGAAGGGTAAGTAGGTAAGTGATTGATGAGGAGTATGCGTCACCAACTTCacgagggaggagagagaaagagtgtgtTTTGTGTGTGTGGTTGTTCCTATAAATTCCAAAGGCATTGGAGCTCCACCCTTTTCCAATTCATAACCCTTTGTCACCCGCATTTTCtgtatataaaaacaataaacccTTCTTTGTTTTTTTAACCCCACAATTATAGATCCTACCCTTCTTACTCCTCCAACTGAATCTTATGAGGTAATACATTCCTCTTAATTCTTCATCAAATTTgctttattttgttaatttatcatcaataacatttcTGGGGTTTAATTGATTTCATCTGTAATTCTATCATTTTGAACGATAATAAGTTTGATTTATTGTTTATCGTTTTATTTGAATCTTTTATCGTCTTGTTGATTGATTAAGACCCAAAAGAGCAGTATAATTTATGAGAATATTCTCCAAAATGAATACTCGAAAATTCTGTCAAATGATTGTAGATGTTATGTTTTCTCAATGTATGTGATTAAAGGCGTTTGATTTGCATAATTCTATGAATGATAGTATGTGTCTATGTGATATGACTGCTTAAATTGTTTTCTACGGTGGGAATGAACCACCGGGGGAAATACACATTACAATGAGGGAGGGGGAGTCGAATCTgcaatttattagacttaaccaTTAGATCAAGACCTTATTTATATGAGTCCCTGTGACTGCTCAGATTGTAGAGTTCATTTTCTAGAAGTTTCTCCTAGAGTTGTTGTATAAGGCCCTCCGTTTGGTAGGAcctaaaacgttttcatggaaaacgattttcccctttttaatcattttacttGTTTGGTTGACTAAGggatgtaaaacaattttccatgactcttCAAAGTTGGAAAAcctttttccatttgaaagggagggaaaccacttttccttctttcctccttacctccctctcatttcttcccctcaatcttcaccatcttctcccattttgcTTTAAGTTgctaaacaaaggaaaactagtttggaattgtgttttccctgaaaaaaatgttttccatgtaaaatcattttacaatgaaaacgttttacgccctaccaaatgAAGCCTAAGTATGCATTATTTGAACTGATATCTGACCCGGTTACTGAAATGGTAAAACAACCCTCCTGGAACGGTGCTTGATTTCTTCCAAAACCCAACCCGATACAAGTTACTAAATTACAAAGTTCATATGTTCTAAACATGAGCTTGTGAACTTTTTTTATGTGAAAGAGTGTGGGAAATTGCGTTGCATGAGGAATAAAAGTGAATCTAGAATATTCCAACACGGCCCAGATTGCTTCCTGGTGGTTGTGGCCCAATGATGGCCCGAACCCGATCCCGAGCCTAGAAATAAGATGGATTAAGACTTGCATTTGTTGTTCACCACATGAAAATGACTTAAACCTGCCCAAACAAATAACTAATTACTTGTCCAATTGCCACCTCATGTTTGGAGATGTCTTACCACTTTCAAAGTTGGTCTTGCTCCTATTTGATAATGATTGATTTTGATTTGTAACGTGCTAAAACTAAGGCAAGGTATCTTTTGATAGTGGCATACTGGCAACTTGTTTGATTGGAAGCACTAATAAGACAACTTTGTTTATTTCAATAACTTAAATTGGTAATTGAGATAATTTCTAGACAAATTTCTGTTATACTCCATATTTGGTTTAAAGCTTCAATAAGCCTACACATATAACATGGACCACATAGGAAGCATGAGTGGATGTATAATAACCTTTGAGGATCAATTGACATTTCTTTTAGCTTACAAATACATTTTGTGTCACACGATAGTGTGAGttaagggaattgattttgacaCACTCACTATGAGTTTTTTGTGTTCTACTCACAAAGGGTGTGCCAAAATCAGTTATCATGAGTTGACCTTCTATGTTGAGAGATCTACAACCTGCACTCTTTTATAAGACAATACAATCGATTTAGAGTATTTTAAAATTGGAATCACAAGAGTAGTACGATCTCCCTTGCGCTATAGATGTTCGTAGTGTCTCGTGTAACATTAAATTGAGATATTCACACTCTATGCTCGTAGATTAAACCTCTCTATCTTTGATAAGACAACATAATTAATGAGTAGGAATTGCTAGTTGTGTTTATTGGGTTTGATAAATGACAATAAAAGTTGTATATTCTATGGTACTTCTTGTTTTGTTGGATTGTTTAGATATTAGCCTCATAGGTGTTTCGCTTTTTAGTTTAATCCAAAACATAGTAAACCAGAACGATCTAATTTGATGCCACAAAGAATTTCCTGAATCTACCGGGGTTTAGCTACATTCGAGTCCCACTGTCCAAGTGCGATTATAAAGTGAAGCTGAGAGAAGGGGAGTAACTTATTAGGTGTAGGTTACAAAGAACCTTCCTCTTGTTTTTTTTCATCTAGGACAATTTCACATGTAGGTTGTTCAGGTCCTAGATTATAGGAATCCACAACGAACCGATTCTCTGTAATGCATAAAGTTTTCTGTCTATTTATGTCGTATTATTGCTCGCAGATTTTCATACTTGTAAGTTACCTTAAGGAAGTATTTGACATGGTTATGTAACTTTCTACAAGAACTTTGTATATGGACATGATGATGCTTGTTCATATTTATGGCTTGTTATGCTCCATCATGTTGTTCTTTATCTGTTCATTTTGGTTGCAATTATCATAGGAGTTCCTATAGGTTTGAGTATTTATCTAGTGTTAAACATGCATGATATTCTGAAGTAACAATAATATACCACTGCGCTGACAAAACCTTCTGATTGTTCTTTACAGGTAAACTAGTTTGTAATCAATTAAAGCAAACTCTATTATACTCTAGCACTGAAAATTCCTGGTGTTTGTCCAACATATCCATCTTTGCAGCCAAACTTTATCAACTTTGGATCCCCAGTTATACACAAAATAAACAGGGAATGCTGCAAGATGTGCATGATTTCTAAGGATTCCTGGTCTAAACCCACCTTGTTCATAGCTCTATTTGAGCTACCTTTATCAGCCATCAATAAGAACAAGCACGTCATTTGCAGTTGTATATGTTTTGAGCTTTACATGCCCACTGTTGCCAAGAATGTCAAAGATTATCTTGTTTCTACATATGAACTCTGTGAAGATGGCTGATTGATTATCAGTATTGCATTTATCAGAGTAAGAAGATTAGATACTTCTCTGTTATATAATCTATCATCTCTGAAAAGATGGCGGAAAATAAAGTGACCATCTTGATGCAGAGGTATGAGCTAGGAAAGTTACTTGGACAAGGAACATTTGCAAAGGTGTACTAtgcaaaaaacatcaaaactgGTGCAAGTGTTGCGATTAAAGTAGTTGACAAGGAGAAGGTTTTGAAGGTGGGGATGATTGAGCAAATAAAGCGGGAAATTTCAGTTATGCGACTTGTGAAGCACCCAAATGTGGTGCAGCTGTATGAGGTTATGGCCAGCAAAACCAAGATCTACTTTATCATGGAATATGTAAGAGGAGGCGAGCTGTTCAACAAGGTTGCTAAAGGAAAGCTGAAGGTGGACGTTGCAAGAAAGTATTTCCAACAACTAATCTCAGCTGTTGAGTACTGTCACAGTAGGGGGGTTTACCATCGAGATTTGAAGCCAGAAAACCTCCTTTTGGATGAAAATGAAAATCTTAAGGTTACTGATTTTGGGCTTAGTGCTCTGGCTGATACCAGAAAGCAAGATGGGTTGCTTCACACCACCTGTGGGACCCCTGCCTATGTTTCTCCGGAGGTCATTCTCAGGAAAGGCTATGACGGAGCAAAAGCTGATATTTGGTCATGTGGGGTAGTCTTGTTTGTGTTGTTGGCGGGATATCTTCCATTCCAAGATCCCAACTTAATGGAAATGTACCGAAAGATTGGAAAGGCAGAGTTTAAATTCCCTACTTGGATTCCATCTGATGCAAGAAGATTGCTGTTCAAGATCTTGGATCCAAACCCCAAGACAAGGATATCAACAGCAAAGATAATGGAGAATTCTTGGTTCCGAAAAGGATTTGATTCTAAACTTTTACAAGTTAGGCCCGTGGTTAATGATATGATATCCGATGTGCTAGATGTTGATGCTATCTTTGGGCCTTCTGAGAACCTAGAAGCAAAGCAAGCAGATACCCATCCATGTTATAACTTGAATGCATTTGATATCATCTCCTCCTCAGAGGGGTTTGATTTATCTGGCTTATTTGAAGAGAAGAGCCAGAAAAAAGAGGTTAGATTTTCTTCGTGTCAGACTGCTTCAACTATCATATCAAATCTGGAGGAAGTAGCTCAGAAGTCAAAGATGAAGGTGAAGAAGAAAGATGGAGGGCTTATGAGATTTGAAGGGTGTAAAGAAGGTAGAAAAGGGGTTTTGTGTTTCGATGCTGAAATATTCGAAGTTACCCCGACCTTTCATATGGTGGAGATGAAGAAACGTGGTGGGGATTCGTTGGAGTATCAGAAAGTTGTGAAGCAGGAGATGAGACCAGCTCTCAAGGATATTATTTGGAGTTGGCAAGGTGAACAAGAAGCACAACCTTCCCCTGTGCTCCCACCGTCTGCACCTTCCTCAGCGGAGTCCTAAGTTATTGTATGCCTTTATTTCTATCTTGAAATATTTTTTACTACTACTGTCATAAACATGCTTTTGGGATTAATCCCCTTTTGTGTGTCTGATTATTTCTGAAGTACTCCTTGTGATATTATGTTTTAGTTAGTAATCATGTGATTCTATTATTTCCATATGTGATGTGTGTATATGATATGAAAGATTGCATATTCTGCTGTGATTCTGATTTCTGAAGCTGTCTAGACTCTAGACTCTGGCTTAAATTACGCTATTCTAACATCTGTCTAAAGGAAGAATATATACACTCGATGTGAACTTAACCCTGTTTCTTCTGTTTATCACCTAACATATGATATGGTGCTTGCGCAAACGCAGATATGCTGAAGCTATGTAGCTAGCCACATTCTACTTTAGATACCATGCATGATTCGATACTCTATACTCGATACTCAGACATGTGTGTATGATTCGATACTCGATACTCGATACTCAGACATGTGTATGAACAATTCACACTACATTTTCAACTAAAAACTTTGAAAATTTCCTTGGATGCTGTTTTAATTAAGAGACTAGAGCTGCGTAGAAATTATCAGTATAATGAGTGGTAATAATATGCATGCAGAGATGAGACGAGTAGAGCTGCGTAGAAATTATGAGTATAACTTGGATTTATGTCAACTATGAATGCGTACATTCAGCCGTCTCAGCCAAATTGAATGAATGATCATATGAAAAACATCGAATCTCTTAGGAGGATCGTTCATTACAAAATGTCTTTGTACTTGCCTCACTCCCTCGTGCATTTGCAAGTACTTTTCATAAGGTATTTCCATGagtattttcttaagatttggaaTTTCAGTAAGTGAAACTTGGACTGAAAATGTGGTCCAATCAAGAACATCACTAAAAGGAAGAATGTAATTCTGGGAGATCAAAACTGGGACACATTCAGCATAGATGGCTTCCACAACTCGGGGGCTAGCAACTTCATAACCACTAGGACAAAGGCAATACTTGCTTCTCTTCATCATTTCGCTATAAGATTTATCCTTAGGAAGTTCTTCATAAACTTGCAGGTCTTCATCTTTACCCTTCCAGTAACTAAGGAGTGCAGGCCTAATACGGCCATGCATCCGCCCTGCAAAGAATCCAAGGATGTTACGATCTGAAGGGACTGATCCTTGGATTGGAACTGCAAATTCCCCAGTTGCTAAATTGATTTCAGGGATTGATAAATCTTTTCTTGGATTGAAATTCTCGGATGTGTTTGCGTTGCATAATGCTCGAATTGAATGGAAATACAGTAGCGGATGGTACCATGTTGCTCGCGGCCCCTGCAAGTGCAACAACGTACTTGTAAAACCATACCAACTTTAACTTATGGAGCATTTACTTACTTTCATATACATCACTTCATAATCATATACTACATCCGTT contains:
- the LOC110779463 gene encoding CBL-interacting protein kinase 2 codes for the protein MAENKVTILMQRYELGKLLGQGTFAKVYYAKNIKTGASVAIKVVDKEKVLKVGMIEQIKREISVMRLVKHPNVVQLYEVMASKTKIYFIMEYVRGGELFNKVAKGKLKVDVARKYFQQLISAVEYCHSRGVYHRDLKPENLLLDENENLKVTDFGLSALADTRKQDGLLHTTCGTPAYVSPEVILRKGYDGAKADIWSCGVVLFVLLAGYLPFQDPNLMEMYRKIGKAEFKFPTWIPSDARRLLFKILDPNPKTRISTAKIMENSWFRKGFDSKLLQVRPVVNDMISDVLDVDAIFGPSENLEAKQADTHPCYNLNAFDIISSSEGFDLSGLFEEKSQKKEVRFSSCQTASTIISNLEEVAQKSKMKVKKKDGGLMRFEGCKEGRKGVLCFDAEIFEVTPTFHMVEMKKRGGDSLEYQKVVKQEMRPALKDIIWSWQGEQEAQPSPVLPPSAPSSAES
- the LOC110779464 gene encoding probable glycosyltransferase At3g07620 isoform X2, whose protein sequence is MTKLRDEIDKVLIGRKKDEKIENMEEELTRARVLTKQAFESFRNTSSIISLEDDVQPHVNIYKNAFAFKRSYLLMEKMFKIYIYDEGEPPLFHHGPCRSIYSMEGIFINLIEKNNQFITKNRDEAHVYFLPFSVAMIIEHLFDPIIRDKAVLERTVVDYVSIISHKYPYWNRSLGADHFMLSCHDWGPRATWYHPLLYFHSIRALCNANTSENFNPRKDLSIPEINLATGEFAVPIQGSVPSDRNILGFFAGRMHGRIRPALLSYWKGKDEDLQVYEELPKDKSYSEMMKRSKYCLCPSGYEVASPRVVEAIYAECVPVLISQNYILPFSDVLDWTTFSVQVSLTEIPNLKKILMEIPYEKYLQMHEGVRQVQRHFVMNDPPKRFDVFHMIIHSIWLRRLNVRIHS